GCCGCGCGATGCCTGGCCTCGCCCGTCTCGATCACGCCGCGCGTCGGGGGCACCAGTCCCATCAGCGCGCGGGCGGTCGTCGACTTGCCCGAGCCGCTTTCCCCGACGATGGCCAGGGTCTGGCCGCGCATGATTTCGAAGTCGACGCCGTCGACCGCGTGCACTGCCCCGGTCGGCCGACGCAGGAAGCCCGAGCGCACCGGGAAGCGCACCGCAAGGTTGGAAACCGAAACGATGGGCTTGCCCTCGGCCGAAGCCTCGTCGCTGCGCACCGACCGGCCGCCGCTGAAATGCGGCACGGCCGTCAGCAGGTGCTTGGTATAGTCGTGCTGCGGGTTGTCGAGCACCTGGCTCAGCTCACCCTGCTCCACTGCCACGCCATTCTGCATCACCATCACCTTGTCGGCGACGCCGGCCACCAGGCCAATGTCGTGGGTGATGAAGATCATGCCCATGTTCATCTCGCGCCGCAGCTCGGCGAGCAGCGCCATGATCTGGGCCTGCACCGTCACGTCGAGCGCCGTGGTCGGCTCATCCGCGATGAGGAGCCGCGGGCTGCAGGCGAGCGCCATTGCGATCATCACGCGCTGGCGCATGCCGCCCGAAAGCTGGTGCGGGTAATAGGCGAGCCGGCGCTCGGCATCGGGAATACGCACCCGCTCCAGCGCCTCGCGCGCCGCTGCCCTGGCCGCGCTGCCGCGCAGGCCCTTGTGTAGGCGGAACGCCTCCTCGATCTGCCAGCCGATGGTGTGGACCGGGTTGAGCGAGGTCATCGGCTCCTGGAAGATCATACCGATCTCGCGGCCGCGGATCGTCTCCAGTTGCGCTTCGCCGGCGCCGACCAGGTCGAGCACCGAGCCATCCGAACGCTGGAAGTCGATGGAGCCGGAAGTGATGCGGCCGCCGCCGAAATCGACCAGTCGGTTGACCGAGAGCGCCGTCACGGATTTGCCCGAGCCGCTTTCCCCGACAATGGCCAGCGTCTCGCCGGCCGCGATGTCGAAGCTCACACCGTGGACGACTTCATTGACCTTGGGGTCGCGGCCGAAGCCGACATGCAGGTCCTTGACCGAAAGCAGGAGGCTCATGCCCGGGCCCTCCGCGTCTTGGGGTCTAGGATATCGCGCAGGGCATCTCCGAAGAGGTTGAAGCCCAGGATGCCGAGCATCAGCGTCAGCGCCGGGAAGATCAGCAGCCAGGGCGCCGATTCCATGAGGTTGCGGGCGTCGCTCAGCATCAGCCCCAGCGAAGGCGTCGGCGGCTGCGTGCCGAGCCCGAGGAAGCTCAGCGCCGCCTCGGTCAGCAATGCCCAGGCCAGAGCCAGCGTCACCTGTACCGTAAGTGGCGCCACGAGGTTGAGCAGCATGTGCCGGGTGAGGATATAGAACTGGCTGCTGCCGAAGGTGCGGGCCGCGTCGACATATTCGCGCGACTTGATCGAGAGCGCTGGCCCGCGCACGACGCGCGCGAAGATCGGGGTGTAGACGATGCCGATGGCGACGATGCTGGTCCAGGTGCCGGGGCCGGCAATGGCCACGATCAGCAGCGCCAGGAGGATCGCCGGAAAGGCGAGCAGCACGTCCATCACGCGCATCAGCGCGCCGTCCCAGCCCCTGCCCCACCACGCGGCGATGAGGCCGACTATGGTGCCGGCGACGCTGGCGAAGGCCACCGAGACAAAGGCGACGATGAAGGACTGGCCGATGCCCATCATCAGGCGACTGGTCATGTCGCGGCCGAAGAGGTCCGTGCCCATCCAATAGGTGCCGTTCGGCGCCATCAGGCGGTCGATGCGGTATTGCTTGAGCGGGTCGTGCGGCGTCAGCCCGAAGGCGGCGCAGAGCGCGACGATGATGTAGAGCGCGATGATGGCGCCGCCGATCCTGCCGCTGGGATGGCGGGCGATGGCCTTGAGCATTTCCATGTCACTGCCCTCCGAGCCGGATACGCGGATCGATGGCGACGTAGGCCATGTCGACGAGCAGGTTGACGATGAGGAAGTTGAGCGCCACGAACAGCACCGAGCCCTGCACCAGCGCGTAATCGCGCTGGCTGATGGCGTCGAGCACCATGCGCCCGAGCCCGGGCAGCGCGAAGATCTGCTCGACGATGACGGCGCCGCCGAGCAGGTAGCCGAACTCGACGCCGCAGAGCGTCACCACCGGGATCAGCGCATTGGGGAAAGCATGGCGCCAGATCGTGCGCCGCTGCGGCACGCCCTTGGCGCGCGCAGTACGGACATAGTCGTCGCGCAGCACGTCGAGCATGGCCGAGCGCGAAATGCGCGTCACCGAGGCGGCGAAGGCGAAGCCGAGGGTGATGGCGGGAAGGATCAACTGGCTGAGATTGCCGATGGGGTCCTGCCAGAGCGGCGCGACGCTGCCCATGGTCGGCAGCACGCCGAACCCGACCGAGAGGAAATATATGATGAGGAGGCCGACCACGAAGTTCGGCGTCGACTGGCCGAGCATGGCCACGATGCGCACGATGAGGTCGGAGGGCTTCTCGTTGTGGGTCGCCGCATGGATGCCGGCCGGAATGCCGACCAGGAGGGCGATGACCATCGAGAGGAGCGCCA
The sequence above is a segment of the Paradevosia shaoguanensis genome. Coding sequences within it:
- a CDS encoding ABC transporter permease, which produces MNYVTQRLVTFPLILLGVSVLVFIAIRLVPGDAITAMLGTEAGLLTAQQRLSLATYFGIDQPWPTQYWHWLTGLFRGDLGVSVTYGKPVLDVILERFPLTLELALLSMVIALLVGIPAGIHAATHNEKPSDLIVRIVAMLGQSTPNFVVGLLIIYFLSVGFGVLPTMGSVAPLWQDPIGNLSQLILPAITLGFAFAASVTRISRSAMLDVLRDDYVRTARAKGVPQRRTIWRHAFPNALIPVVTLCGVEFGYLLGGAVIVEQIFALPGLGRMVLDAISQRDYALVQGSVLFVALNFLIVNLLVDMAYVAIDPRIRLGGQ
- a CDS encoding ABC transporter ATP-binding protein; translation: MSLLLSVKDLHVGFGRDPKVNEVVHGVSFDIAAGETLAIVGESGSGKSVTALSVNRLVDFGGGRITSGSIDFQRSDGSVLDLVGAGEAQLETIRGREIGMIFQEPMTSLNPVHTIGWQIEEAFRLHKGLRGSAARAAAREALERVRIPDAERRLAYYPHQLSGGMRQRVMIAMALACSPRLLIADEPTTALDVTVQAQIMALLAELRREMNMGMIFITHDIGLVAGVADKVMVMQNGVAVEQGELSQVLDNPQHDYTKHLLTAVPHFSGGRSVRSDEASAEGKPIVSVSNLAVRFPVRSGFLRRPTGAVHAVDGVDFEIMRGQTLAIVGESGSGKSTTARALMGLVPPTRGVIETGEARHRAAHAQRSLQMVFQDPFASLNPRLTVRNLLAEPAIAAGQANDEALKKRMEALLERVGLKPDSLDRYPHEFSGGQRQRLCIARALMLNPDVVVLDEAVSALDVSVQARVLELLIDLQKEYGLAYLFISHDMAVVERIAHRVAVMYAGRVVEIGDAAAVLSNPQHSYTKRLIEAVPSVDRRHQRFELDTRQVPSLVRPLGYEPEAAQWRQVGADHRALAET
- a CDS encoding ABC transporter permease — encoded protein: MEMLKAIARHPSGRIGGAIIALYIIVALCAAFGLTPHDPLKQYRIDRLMAPNGTYWMGTDLFGRDMTSRLMMGIGQSFIVAFVSVAFASVAGTIVGLIAAWWGRGWDGALMRVMDVLLAFPAILLALLIVAIAGPGTWTSIVAIGIVYTPIFARVVRGPALSIKSREYVDAARTFGSSQFYILTRHMLLNLVAPLTVQVTLALAWALLTEAALSFLGLGTQPPTPSLGLMLSDARNLMESAPWLLIFPALTLMLGILGFNLFGDALRDILDPKTRRARA